In a single window of the Elusimicrobiota bacterium genome:
- a CDS encoding transporter substrate-binding domain-containing protein yields DAFVFDKPFADFLVLQHPKLKILCDQLSFEYYSFAVDKGDPDFLRWLDYFLAELKLSGDYEVIYNKWFKDQSWRNVKAGTDK; encoded by the coding sequence TAGATGCATTTGTATTTGACAAACCGTTTGCTGATTTTCTAGTATTGCAGCATCCCAAATTGAAGATACTTTGCGACCAGCTTAGTTTTGAATATTATTCATTTGCGGTAGACAAAGGTGATCCTGACTTTTTGAGATGGTTAGATTATTTCCTGGCGGAGTTAAAGTTATCCGGCGACTATGAAGTAATATACAACAAGTGGTTCAAAGACCAAAGCTGGAGAAACGTAAAAGCCGGAACAGACAAATAA
- a CDS encoding DUF6067 family protein, with translation MNCQRFLKLVLPIIAVVSFSASVVFAAVSYDAFVENSMVSVFRDKVFTGTNKTIELYAAKDEYEPAQIIIIPKGKEDLKNIKIEFSDIKYALPGNDEGDVFTINKTNFEYHNAGYLIIEAGDWVFKDLSEGQRLSFLNPRHLKSIDELVGLRPDPLKLDKVFDAHANKNNTVWLTFYVPKDTVAGTYTGTVSIIPANGKRTEVNISLKVWDFVLIKECPLGLLPWGDNTAAAKAIGIPEFEYAKMKAKHMIKLHRGNSYLSHTPLPEVSYEIFDKETEELMQLGMNKFWIFIDMRYFYPAGPLRIKNNDERMGPERLAVLKKLYNHLKEKGWLDNFMLVTWDEPDFTKAGILEKWQKSQQEIKDAGFTNFETEFTGRALGSLNQMIGYTGIWVAHLGLWEGEATDFLLARKKAGDRIGWYWGATLAAPGYMHHHLLIEQRNIYWLAYKYNIDFFSFFDYDLAFRESVLPKLWKNKEEAYPVSRSYIYPNPTPDKNNPFLSSIREEVLREGREDYCYLYMLGQLVEKSKKEGNTQLAKEGEDILTKSMNMVARSATDYSTTPSDIYQAKKMVAETILKLSNKK, from the coding sequence ATGAATTGTCAGAGATTTTTAAAATTGGTGTTACCGATTATTGCAGTTGTTAGTTTTTCCGCAAGTGTTGTTTTTGCGGCAGTATCTTATGATGCTTTTGTGGAAAACTCAATGGTAAGTGTATTCCGGGACAAAGTATTTACCGGTACAAACAAAACAATAGAACTATATGCAGCGAAAGACGAGTATGAGCCTGCACAGATAATTATTATACCAAAAGGTAAAGAAGACCTTAAGAATATTAAGATAGAATTTAGTGATATTAAATATGCACTACCAGGTAACGATGAAGGTGATGTTTTTACGATAAATAAGACTAATTTTGAGTATCATAATGCAGGATATTTAATTATAGAAGCAGGGGATTGGGTTTTTAAAGATCTTAGTGAAGGTCAAAGACTATCGTTTCTAAATCCACGGCATCTTAAATCCATAGACGAACTTGTCGGATTACGTCCTGACCCGTTAAAATTAGACAAAGTATTTGATGCACATGCTAATAAAAACAATACAGTCTGGCTTACCTTTTATGTACCTAAAGATACGGTAGCAGGCACATATACCGGAACAGTATCTATTATCCCTGCAAATGGTAAACGAACTGAAGTAAATATTTCCTTGAAAGTATGGGATTTTGTTTTAATAAAGGAATGTCCTCTAGGACTACTTCCTTGGGGAGACAATACAGCTGCAGCTAAAGCTATAGGAATACCTGAGTTTGAATACGCAAAGATGAAAGCAAAACATATGATTAAACTTCATCGCGGTAATTCATACCTTTCACATACTCCATTACCTGAAGTTAGTTATGAAATTTTTGACAAAGAGACAGAAGAACTTATGCAACTTGGTATGAACAAATTCTGGATTTTTATAGATATGCGGTATTTTTACCCTGCAGGACCTCTTCGTATTAAGAACAACGATGAACGTATGGGACCTGAACGACTTGCTGTACTTAAAAAATTATACAACCATCTGAAAGAGAAGGGCTGGTTGGATAATTTTATGTTAGTTACCTGGGATGAACCGGATTTTACCAAAGCAGGTATTCTTGAAAAGTGGCAGAAATCGCAACAAGAGATAAAAGACGCCGGATTTACTAATTTCGAGACAGAATTTACCGGTCGAGCTTTAGGGTCTCTTAACCAGATGATAGGTTATACCGGAATATGGGTTGCTCATCTTGGACTATGGGAAGGCGAGGCAACCGACTTTTTATTAGCAAGAAAGAAAGCAGGCGACAGAATAGGCTGGTATTGGGGCGCCACATTGGCTGCACCTGGTTACATGCATCATCATCTTTTAATAGAACAAAGAAATATTTACTGGCTTGCCTATAAATATAACATTGATTTTTTCTCCTTTTTTGATTATGACCTTGCTTTTAGAGAATCAGTACTACCTAAACTTTGGAAAAACAAAGAAGAGGCATATCCGGTTTCAAGAAGTTATATTTATCCCAATCCCACGCCAGATAAAAACAATCCGTTTTTAAGTTCAATCCGGGAAGAAGTCCTGCGGGAGGGTAGGGAAGATTATTGTTACCTGTATATGCTGGGACAATTAGTCGAGAAATCTAAAAAAGAAGGAAACACGCAACTGGCAAAAGAAGGAGAAGATATTCTTACCAAAAGTATGAACATGGTTGCTAGAAGTGCAACTGATTATTCCACGACTCCTTCTGATATATATCAGGCAAAAAAAATGGTTGCCGAAACTATTCTAAAACTTTCAAATAAAAAATAG
- a CDS encoding sugar isomerase domain-containing protein: MNKKIREEYFSKIDKSFAGILETQLGNIKEASNIIASAITQGKLIFSFGSGLSFVPSLELFDRAGGLGPVDIIYDPTFGKTKNKINSGKLLLEKEGYILPPECVIIVISESGEDNISLEIAKEAKKQKLKVISLSPVKSKLFNISDVGINICLPNPKEKESTKIKISIAITNSAIIMNMIVIETITYLMSMGYSKLPIFISSNIDIGDEHNSSVYTDLKKRLDKLGINFHGSWTKEEIALFPEFNSRPTEPDDVDRVISDFIISHQDIENAKMELKKNKHLYEFWEKTIDILSEIENIELENIKKASEIISEALKNGKSIFAHGSGHSISVSLGGLGESEYQLPWNIIYDPTFGKLERAEGYAATLLSRGKYNITSGDVVVIISNSGRNALQIEIANEAKKIGATVIAITSLKTTGNSRHHDNKKLCDVADIVINNCVPAGDVTVKIGNLPIKTGSPSVLIGIAIMKTISIKVIENLSKKLSFLEIKKLLKKPNLRGPWTKTALQKYSDLIDKKEIDNCVF; encoded by the coding sequence ATGAATAAAAAAATACGAGAAGAATATTTTAGTAAAATCGATAAATCATTTGCTGGAATATTAGAAACACAATTAGGCAATATTAAAGAAGCGTCTAATATAATAGCGAGTGCTATAACTCAAGGAAAACTAATTTTCAGTTTTGGTAGCGGACTGTCTTTTGTACCATCTTTAGAATTATTTGACAGAGCAGGAGGGCTGGGTCCCGTCGATATAATCTATGATCCCACCTTCGGTAAAACAAAGAATAAAATAAATTCCGGCAAGCTACTCTTAGAAAAAGAGGGATATATTCTTCCTCCTGAATGTGTTATTATTGTGATATCAGAATCCGGTGAAGACAACATATCGCTTGAAATAGCTAAAGAAGCAAAAAAACAAAAATTAAAAGTAATTTCTTTAAGTCCTGTTAAAAGTAAGTTATTCAATATATCTGACGTAGGAATTAATATTTGTTTACCTAATCCAAAAGAAAAAGAATCAACAAAAATAAAAATATCTATTGCAATCACAAATAGTGCAATAATCATGAATATGATAGTTATAGAAACCATTACTTATTTAATGAGTATGGGTTATTCTAAATTACCGATTTTTATAAGTTCAAATATTGATATTGGTGATGAACACAATAGTTCTGTTTATACTGACTTAAAAAAACGATTGGATAAACTTGGAATAAACTTTCACGGAAGCTGGACAAAAGAAGAAATAGCTCTTTTCCCTGAATTTAATAGTAGACCTACTGAACCCGATGATGTAGACCGGGTTATATCCGATTTCATAATTTCACATCAGGATATAGAAAATGCTAAGATGGAGTTAAAAAAAAATAAACATTTATATGAATTTTGGGAGAAAACCATTGATATTTTGTCGGAAATTGAAAATATAGAATTAGAAAATATCAAAAAAGCATCAGAAATAATATCAGAAGCACTTAAAAACGGGAAAAGTATATTTGCACATGGCAGCGGACATTCAATATCTGTATCTTTGGGCGGCTTGGGTGAAAGTGAATATCAGTTACCATGGAACATAATTTATGACCCGACTTTTGGCAAACTTGAGCGTGCAGAAGGATATGCTGCGACTCTTCTGTCTCGGGGTAAATATAACATAACTTCGGGTGATGTTGTCGTAATCATCTCTAATTCAGGTAGGAATGCACTTCAGATAGAAATAGCTAATGAAGCCAAAAAGATAGGAGCAACAGTAATCGCTATAACGTCTTTAAAAACAACCGGGAATTCCCGTCATCATGATAACAAAAAATTGTGTGATGTAGCAGATATAGTTATAAACAATTGTGTACCTGCAGGAGATGTAACTGTAAAAATAGGAAATTTACCTATTAAAACAGGTTCTCCTTCAGTATTAATCGGAATAGCTATAATGAAAACTATTTCTATTAAAGTAATTGAAAATCTTTCAAAAAAACTTTCTTTTCTAGAAATAAAAAAACTCTTAAAAAAACCTAATCTTCGGGGACCTTGGACAAAAACAGCCCTTCAAAAATACAGTGATTTGATTGACAAAAAAGAAATAGACAATTGTGTCTTTTAG
- a CDS encoding neutral/alkaline non-lysosomal ceramidase N-terminal domain-containing protein encodes MISNKLKAGVGKVDITPPVGIDLSGYIARTGPSSDIHDKLYAKVLLLNDTKTEVAIITSDLLGINIDLVEKIRNLAEKKTGIIKENIIISASHTHSGPAIFFLRDCGEIDNDYLNALPKLIVDAILIAKNNMKESLVGAGSGKVEINVNRFDPEGPKDSEVGVVKFEDTNKNLIACIVNYTCHPTSLKGDTLPFISADYPGVIMSLIETVYPGAIALFTNGACGNITAKKPEFKGDFNAMQKLGLALGGEVLKILQMIKVTPELNLNLKSKNILLPLNIPKTTSVKKELQQLKINKNNQSKTRQKQLNVLVKWCETVIPLLQKKEYKKNIEIEIKTLTINNMALVFIPAELFVELGLEIKNKSNMQYCFIVGYANGNIGYIPTIQAYRKSGYEVDSAYKYYGTFPIKIGSGELIKDTAIKLLKETIKLKKKL; translated from the coding sequence ATGATTAGTAACAAGCTTAAAGCTGGTGTAGGAAAAGTCGATATTACTCCTCCTGTTGGAATTGATTTGTCCGGGTATATTGCCAGGACGGGACCTTCTTCAGATATTCATGATAAACTTTACGCTAAGGTATTATTATTAAATGATACTAAAACAGAAGTTGCCATAATTACATCAGACCTTCTTGGTATTAACATAGATTTGGTTGAAAAGATACGTAATTTGGCTGAGAAAAAAACCGGAATAATTAAAGAGAATATTATAATTTCCGCATCACATACCCATTCCGGACCGGCAATATTTTTTTTACGTGATTGCGGAGAAATTGACAATGATTATTTAAATGCTTTACCAAAACTTATTGTTGATGCTATTTTAATAGCAAAAAATAATATGAAAGAGTCTCTTGTTGGAGCAGGTAGCGGTAAGGTTGAAATAAATGTAAACAGGTTTGACCCTGAAGGTCCAAAAGATTCAGAAGTCGGTGTTGTTAAATTTGAAGATACTAATAAAAATTTAATTGCGTGTATCGTTAATTATACATGTCATCCAACGTCTCTTAAGGGTGATACTCTTCCTTTCATTTCCGCCGATTATCCCGGAGTAATAATGAGCCTGATTGAAACAGTATATCCGGGTGCAATAGCGCTCTTCACAAACGGAGCTTGCGGAAATATTACTGCCAAAAAACCTGAATTCAAAGGTGATTTCAATGCAATGCAAAAACTCGGGCTTGCATTAGGAGGAGAAGTACTGAAGATACTCCAAATGATAAAAGTTACTCCGGAATTAAATCTAAATTTAAAAAGTAAAAATATACTACTGCCTTTGAATATTCCAAAAACAACATCAGTAAAAAAAGAATTACAACAGTTAAAAATAAATAAAAACAACCAGAGTAAAACACGACAGAAACAATTAAATGTACTTGTTAAGTGGTGTGAAACCGTAATTCCTTTACTACAAAAAAAAGAATATAAAAAAAATATTGAAATAGAAATTAAGACTTTGACTATAAACAATATGGCATTGGTTTTTATTCCAGCAGAGTTGTTTGTAGAATTAGGTCTTGAAATTAAAAATAAATCCAATATGCAATATTGTTTTATTGTCGGATATGCAAATGGTAATATAGGTTACATACCTACTATTCAAGCATACAGAAAAAGCGGATACGAAGTCGATAGCGCATATAAATATTATGGAACTTTTCCCATTAAAATAGGTTCAGGAGAGTTAATAAAAGATACAGCTATTAAATTGTTGAAAGAAACTATAAAATTAAAGAAAAAGTTATAG
- a CDS encoding DUF6067 family protein produces the protein MDWKRFFGVAVLVTVIVGFWASVSTAAVMYDAFVENSMVSIFRDKAFTGITKSIELYAAKDEYEPAQIVIIPKGTEDLKGIKVEFSDLAYALPGNDEGDVFKISKTNFEYHFAAWINIDAVKYNLDLNAGQTQSFLNARHLKSLDEIYGFRPDPLKSDKVFDAHSNKNNTLWLTFYVPKDAVAGTYTGTVSIIPANGKRTDINISLKVWDFVLIKECPYELNAWGDDTAAAKALGIDEFEYKKLISKHLIKLNRGNTCLAWNPPSEGSYDTFDKQTEELMQLGMDKFWIFIDMRYFYPAGPLRTKNTDERMGPERQAILKRLYNHLKEKGWLDNFILFTWDEPDFTKAGNLEKWQKSQKELKDAGFKNYFTDFTGRALGSLNQMIGYAGIWCAHLGLWEGEATDFLIARKKAGDRVGWYWGATLVAPGYMQTHLLIEQRIISWLAYKYDISLFPIWNYDQSWRGYDYGDRDGVKTFWKTNDESFPITSLTRNFIYSNPTPDKSNPFLSSIREEVLRDGREDNCYLYMLGQLVEKNKKAGNAQLAKEGEKVLTKSMDMVAKSMTTYTTTPSDIYEAKKMVAEAILKLSNKR, from the coding sequence ATGGATTGGAAAAGATTTTTTGGTGTGGCAGTGTTAGTAACTGTAATTGTTGGTTTTTGGGCAAGTGTTTCCACAGCAGCGGTGATGTATGATGCTTTTGTGGAAAACTCAATGGTAAGCATATTCCGGGACAAAGCATTTACCGGTATTACTAAATCCATAGAACTATATGCAGCGAAAGACGAGTATGAACCTGCGCAGATAGTTATAATCCCAAAAGGTACAGAAGACCTTAAGGGTATAAAGGTGGAATTTAGTGATCTTGCATATGCTTTACCGGGTAATGATGAAGGCGATGTTTTTAAGATAAGTAAAACTAATTTTGAATATCATTTTGCAGCATGGATAAACATAGATGCAGTAAAGTATAACTTAGATTTGAATGCCGGACAAACGCAATCGTTCCTAAATGCACGTCATCTTAAATCTTTAGATGAAATTTATGGTTTTCGTCCTGACCCGTTAAAATCAGATAAAGTATTTGATGCACATTCTAATAAGAACAATACACTATGGCTTACTTTTTATGTACCTAAAGATGCAGTAGCAGGAACATATACCGGAACAGTTTCTATTATCCCTGCAAATGGTAAACGAACAGACATAAATATTTCCTTAAAAGTATGGGATTTTGTTTTAATAAAAGAATGTCCTTATGAACTAAACGCATGGGGAGACGATACGGCTGCTGCTAAAGCATTAGGGATAGATGAGTTTGAGTATAAAAAGCTGATATCAAAACATTTGATTAAACTTAATCGTGGCAATACGTGTTTGGCATGGAATCCGCCATCTGAGGGTTCTTATGATACATTTGATAAACAGACAGAAGAGCTTATGCAGCTTGGTATGGACAAGTTTTGGATTTTTATAGATATGAGGTATTTCTATCCTGCAGGACCGCTTCGTACTAAGAACACCGATGAGCGCATGGGTCCGGAACGACAGGCAATACTTAAAAGGTTATATAACCATTTAAAAGAAAAAGGCTGGTTAGATAATTTTATTTTATTTACATGGGATGAACCTGATTTTACCAAAGCAGGTAATCTCGAGAAGTGGCAGAAATCACAAAAGGAATTAAAAGATGCCGGATTTAAAAATTATTTTACAGATTTTACCGGTCGTGCTTTAGGGTCTCTCAACCAGATGATAGGTTATGCAGGTATATGGTGTGCTCATCTTGGGCTGTGGGAAGGTGAGGCGACCGACTTTTTAATAGCAAGAAAGAAAGCGGGAGACAGGGTAGGTTGGTATTGGGGTGCGACATTAGTTGCTCCCGGATACATGCAAACTCATCTTTTAATAGAACAACGAATTATCTCCTGGCTTGCCTATAAATATGATATATCTTTATTTCCTATTTGGAATTATGACCAAAGTTGGAGAGGATATGACTATGGTGATAGAGATGGAGTAAAAACTTTTTGGAAAACTAATGACGAATCATTCCCGATAACTAGTCTGACAAGAAATTTCATTTATTCTAATCCTACGCCGGATAAAAGCAATCCGTTTTTAAGTTCAATCCGCGAAGAAGTTCTACGGGACGGCAGGGAAGATAATTGTTATCTCTATATGTTAGGACAATTAGTTGAAAAAAATAAAAAAGCAGGAAACGCACAACTTGCAAAAGAAGGTGAAAAAGTGCTTACTAAAAGCATGGATATGGTTGCTAAAAGTATGACAACTTACACTACAACTCCTTCTGATATATATGAGGCGAAAAAAATGGTTGCCGAAGCAATTCTGAAACTTTCAAATAAAAGATAA
- a CDS encoding glycoside hydrolase family 3 N-terminal domain-containing protein, producing MITVEQLSLEQKVGQMFMARGPLTGNKFREEIIKLAKEGKLTGLSGFRGVAEKAESYKKDIDFLKSISPIPMLYATNTESGAPLSSLPYVIAFGAIGSEDYAYRAALLAGRRAKAIGCNMTFSPVLDVAFAPDSCVINIRSISSNISDVCRLGTAMVKGYQDAGLIPTPKQYPGCGRSPVDPHIEPSIVDCDEKTFNDEELEIYRYCIKHGNPRGIMSGHTIVTSVDPDNLCTTSKKLVTILRKMGFEGILITDSLAMRSIKLKLKKEDIFRETLASGHDILLADYDLSPIEQISYMLKAVKDGYVSEEQINTSVKRILDNKSWADNNKGGIEKLTYSDLGEDYYKLSLEVSRKAITMTGNFERIGSGKGTLFIVVPEENKQNLSSKETGIGDVNTTDYSLNLKKTFPEAQVLTLPSNLTADDVANALDATIEYSNVIFSTYALPSCYKGPADIPGIVLSLISGLRNKIKVMVLFGNPYAGRHLPKLPCVIYPYYGGFVEQAAIELLQGKLKPTGKLPVKF from the coding sequence ATGATCACAGTTGAACAACTTAGTTTAGAGCAGAAGGTAGGTCAGATGTTTATGGCTCGGGGACCATTAACCGGCAACAAGTTCCGCGAAGAAATAATAAAACTCGCAAAAGAAGGTAAACTAACCGGTCTCAGCGGATTCAGGGGTGTAGCAGAAAAAGCAGAATCTTACAAAAAAGATATAGATTTCCTTAAATCCATATCTCCAATTCCGATGCTTTACGCTACAAATACGGAATCCGGTGCTCCTCTTAGTAGTTTACCATATGTTATAGCATTTGGAGCGATCGGTTCCGAAGATTACGCATATAGAGCTGCCTTACTTGCAGGACGACGGGCAAAAGCTATCGGGTGTAATATGACATTCAGTCCCGTGCTTGATGTTGCATTTGCCCCTGATTCTTGTGTAATAAACATTCGCTCTATAAGTTCAAATATTTCCGACGTATGCAGATTAGGAACTGCTATGGTAAAAGGTTATCAGGATGCAGGACTAATACCTACTCCAAAACAGTATCCGGGATGCGGTCGTTCGCCTGTTGACCCCCACATAGAACCATCAATAGTTGATTGTGACGAAAAGACTTTTAATGACGAAGAACTCGAAATATATAGATATTGCATCAAGCATGGTAACCCGCGCGGAATAATGAGCGGACATACTATTGTTACATCTGTTGATCCTGATAATTTATGTACAACATCAAAAAAATTAGTTACTATACTCAGAAAGATGGGTTTTGAAGGTATCCTGATTACTGATTCTTTAGCAATGAGAAGTATAAAATTAAAACTAAAAAAGGAAGATATTTTCAGGGAAACATTAGCATCCGGACACGATATTTTACTTGCAGATTATGATTTAAGCCCAATTGAACAGATTTCTTATATGTTAAAAGCGGTTAAGGATGGTTATGTCAGCGAAGAACAGATAAATACATCTGTGAAAAGAATCCTCGATAATAAATCATGGGCAGATAATAATAAAGGCGGAATAGAAAAATTAACTTATTCCGATTTAGGAGAAGATTATTATAAACTAAGTCTTGAGGTTTCCCGCAAAGCAATAACAATGACAGGTAATTTTGAGCGGATTGGGAGCGGTAAAGGCACGCTCTTTATTGTTGTACCCGAAGAAAATAAACAAAACTTATCTTCAAAAGAAACCGGAATAGGGGATGTAAATACTACTGATTATTCCCTGAACTTAAAAAAAACATTTCCGGAAGCACAAGTATTGACCTTACCATCAAATCTTACTGCTGATGACGTTGCAAATGCACTTGATGCAACAATAGAATATTCAAATGTTATTTTTTCAACTTATGCATTACCTTCGTGTTATAAAGGACCTGCTGATATTCCGGGAATTGTATTATCGCTTATCAGCGGACTAAGGAACAAGATTAAGGTTATGGTTCTATTCGGTAATCCTTACGCAGGACGACATTTGCCAAAGTTGCCGTGTGTAATTTATCCGTATTATGGCGGTTTTGTTGAACAAGCAGCAATCGAACTTTTACAAGGAAAATTAAAACCAACCGGTAAATTACCTGTTAAATTTTAA
- a CDS encoding discoidin domain-containing protein yields MRNWIVLGMVFGMCLTCTGQVEAKKKDISKKATTPKKSETVNKKKVSVPNIKIEAEDFDKGGEGVGYHDIEANNRGGQYRTDEGVDIENCSEGGYNVGYVLAGEWLKYTINIKTAGTYTIEVRVACGGNGGSFHIEIDDVDKTGPLTVPDTGGWQTWQTLIKKGVSLSAGQHIMKLAMDTIGTEATGNFNYINLKYESEQSDAATEEKPTKNVAKKLTDISGNIAKGKPVVASSIEAGYGNEASNAVDGNMSTRWSSTYSDPQWVQVDLGTTYNITKVVLKWEEAYGKDYEIQVSNSSNGIWQTIYTKTGGTGGTEDIPSLSGNGRYVRMYGTSRKTNYGYSLYEFEIYGQVEPLTPIITVTSPNGNEIWRPANSDQTVKWTSAGITGNVNIDISTDGGTTWTSLVSNTPNDGSHLVKTPNTPSTTCRIRVQKSDGSPTDTSNNNFTISTFTPVRIMPLGDSITAFNPNYRTHLWTLLNPDTDHPNLDFVGSVTDNNCPDPNHEGHGGYTIGGLGNPPEHNGLYNNIDAWLTLNQPDIILLHIGTNDVGSFTGDLLANTPDRLSALIDKITTKLPDIKIYVVSIIPIASYGAKTVTELHNDVTKYNNAIPSVVAAKQKQGKKVYFVDMNTEANIIPATDLRDGCHVSQSGADKMADVWYSHLTRPPSKK; encoded by the coding sequence ATGCGAAATTGGATAGTTTTAGGAATGGTATTTGGCATGTGTCTAACTTGCACAGGGCAAGTTGAGGCAAAAAAGAAAGACATAAGTAAAAAAGCTACTACCCCTAAGAAAAGTGAAACTGTTAATAAGAAGAAAGTATCTGTCCCGAACATAAAGATTGAAGCAGAAGACTTTGATAAGGGTGGGGAAGGTGTAGGCTATCACGATATAGAAGCAAATAATAGAGGAGGGCAATATCGTACTGATGAAGGAGTAGATATAGAGAATTGTAGTGAAGGTGGTTATAATGTTGGGTACGTTTTGGCAGGTGAATGGTTAAAATATACAATAAATATAAAAACAGCAGGAACATATACAATAGAAGTGAGAGTAGCGTGTGGTGGTAATGGTGGTAGTTTCCACATAGAGATAGATGATGTAGACAAAACAGGACCGTTGACAGTTCCTGACACAGGTGGTTGGCAGACTTGGCAAACTCTAATAAAGAAAGGAGTAAGTTTAAGTGCAGGGCAACATATAATGAAGTTGGCGATGGATACGATTGGCACTGAGGCTACCGGTAATTTCAATTACATAAATCTTAAATACGAAAGCGAACAAAGTGATGCTGCTACAGAAGAAAAACCGACTAAAAATGTTGCTAAAAAATTGACGGATATTTCTGGTAATATAGCCAAAGGGAAACCGGTTGTAGCATCATCAATAGAAGCGGGATATGGTAATGAGGCGAGTAACGCGGTAGATGGTAATATGTCAACACGATGGTCATCAACATATAGTGACCCGCAATGGGTACAGGTTGATTTAGGCACAACATATAACATAACAAAAGTTGTATTAAAATGGGAAGAAGCATATGGTAAAGATTATGAGATACAAGTATCAAATTCAAGTAATGGTATCTGGCAAACAATATATACAAAAACAGGTGGAACAGGCGGCACAGAAGATATACCGTCATTAAGTGGCAATGGTAGATATGTTCGAATGTATGGGACATCAAGAAAGACAAATTACGGATATTCATTATATGAGTTTGAGATATATGGCCAAGTAGAACCATTAACACCGATAATAACTGTAACATCGCCAAATGGTAATGAAATATGGCGTCCGGCAAATAGCGACCAGACAGTAAAATGGACTAGTGCAGGAATAACAGGAAATGTTAATATTGATATATCAACAGATGGAGGGACTACATGGACTTCATTGGTATCCAACACGCCAAATGACGGCAGTCATCTGGTAAAAACACCAAACACACCAAGCACAACCTGCCGAATAAGGGTTCAGAAATCCGATGGCAGTCCAACAGATACATCCAATAATAATTTTACAATTAGTACCTTTACACCTGTAAGAATAATGCCTCTCGGAGATTCAATAACTGCCTTTAACCCTAATTACCGTACCCATTTATGGACATTACTGAACCCTGATACTGACCACCCGAATTTAGATTTTGTCGGAAGTGTGACAGATAATAACTGCCCAGACCCAAATCATGAAGGACATGGCGGCTATACAATAGGTGGTCTTGGAAATCCGCCCGAACATAACGGACTTTATAATAATATTGACGCATGGCTAACACTGAATCAACCCGATATTATTTTACTGCATATTGGAACAAATGATGTCGGTAGTTTTACAGGCGACTTGCTCGCTAATACGCCGGATAGACTTAGTGCTCTTATAGATAAAATCACGACAAAATTGCCAGATATAAAAATTTATGTAGTGTCAATTATTCCTATCGCTAGTTATGGTGCCAAGACGGTTACTGAATTGCATAATGATGTTACTAAATATAACAATGCAATTCCCAGTGTAGTAGCAGCAAAACAAAAACAGGGCAAAAAAGTTTATTTTGTTGATATGAATACCGAAGCTAACATTATCCCTGCCACGGATCTTAGAGATGGTTGTCATGTTAGCCAGTCTGGCGCCGATAAAATGGCTGACGTCTGGTATAGTCATCTTACAAGACCTCCATCTAAAAAATAA